In Chitinibacter sp. FCG-7, the genomic stretch AAACGGTTGGCCATCGTGCGCTAGGCCGCCTTGTGGTGCGGGGTTTTTGCTCAGGAAAGGCTGGATGTCGATACCGGTTTTATCGCCCACGCGATTGGCCAGACTATCCAGACGCGTCAGCTTGGCTTGCAGCTCGCCCACCTGGACAGCCAGCGCATCAATTTCGTTTTGCCGCGCGTGCTGGCCGGGCATCAGGCGCAGTAATGGCTCTACCCGGTTGGGCGCAAACAGCATGCCCAGACCAAAGGCGGCGGCACCAATCAGTACGGTGATAGCCAGACTTAAAGCACCCAGCTCGCGCGGGCCCAATGAAATGGCTTTGTCCAGCCGATGCGAGACCACAATGATATTCATTGGAATCCTTTGAAATGACTAAAAACGCTAATTTTTCCCAACTGGTCGAAGGCGATTACCAACTTAAGCGGCTGGTCAAACAGCTCGATCAACTCAATCATTTGCTGCAGATTGTCCGCTCGGCCGTTGCACCGGAATTAGCCCGGGTGTGCCAGGGCACGGCTTGGTCGGGCAGCACCTTGCTGGTGGCGGTGCCCGGTAGCGCAGCGGCCACGCGTTTGCGACAGGCCGAGCCAGCGATATTGGCTGCGTTGGGTCAAGCTGGGGTGCACGCTACCGCAATCCGCGCCAAGGTGCAAGTATCACTGCAGCAGGGAAATCCGATGCAAACCAAGACCTTACGCATGACTGAACCCGCCAAAGCCGCGTTTGGCCAGCTGCAAACCCAAGTCGATGATCCCGAGCTGAAAGCCGCGCTGGCCAATCTGCTGCGCCACCATCAGAAGAAGTGATCGCGTCTGGGTTTTTGTCAGTGATTTGTTTGTGGGGTATGGGGTATTGCCATGTGGCTATTGCTTGACATTGCTTGCAGCAATATACCCGTATTCAAGGCGCAATGTTCAGATGACGTGTTGATGGTTTTTTGGACTGCGGAATCGCTTTTATTCCCTCTCCCTTGACGGGAGAGGGCTAGGGTGAGGGTGTAATGTTGAATTGATCGTTAAGACCACCCCCATCCCAACTTTCCCCGGTTAAGGGGGAAGGGGCTAGTTCAGCTCATTTTCAATCATATCAACACCAAATCCGACCTCAGGCACAAATCCCGGGCAAAAAAAACGGGCGCCGATTTTGCAAAAGGCGCCCGGTCAACAGGGAGGAGATGAGCAAAATGCACACTTGCATTGCACACATGAAATCAGAGTGGGGGTGCGCCCCGTGGTTCCCAAGCCCTAGTGTAAATATTCACATCTTTACCCCTGTTTGATGACGGACTTCAGTGCAGGGCCGCCGGGCTGATAGAGGCAAGGATAAATGTGAGCCTGCCCGCCACATTTGACAGTGCTTACGACTATAATCGCGCACCATTGACAATCAACTGCACGGGCAAGACATGGATCCGATTCTGTTATTTCACTCCCTGATCATGGGCCTGGTCGAAGGGATTACCGAGTTTTTGCCGATCTCATCCACTGGCCATTTGATTCTCACGGGCGATTTGCTCAATTTCCTTTCCAAAGACAAGCGCAATGTCTACGAAATCTTTATCCAGCTCGGCGCCATGCTGGCGGTAATCTGGGAATACCGCGCCAAAATTGGCCGCACTTTTCAAGGCGTCAGCCATGCGGGCAGCGAGCGCAATTTGCTGTTGGGCATTGTCATCGCCTTTATCCCTGCTGCGATCTTGGGCAAGCTGTTTTCCGAGCACATCAAGGCGGTATTATTTAACCCGATTGCCGTCTCGATTGCCTTTATCGTCGGTGGCCTGATTATTCTGTGGGCGGAAAAACGCCAGCACACGGTCAGCGTGGAAACGGTGGACGACCTGAGTTTGAAAGACGCGCTGAAAGTCGGTCTGTGCCAGTGTCTGGCGCTGATCCCCGGCACCAGCCGCTCGGGCGCGACCATTATTGGTGGCATGTTTCTGGGGCTCTCGCGCAAGGCAGCCACCGAATTTTCCTTTTTTCTGGGCATCCCCACGCTGGGCGCAGCGTCGATTTACAGCTTGATCAAGCACCGCCATGTGCTCGATAGCCCCGACATCGGTATCTTTGCCGTTGGCTTTGTCTCGTCGTTCATCTTTGCCTTTATCGCCATCCGCGCGCTGATCCGCTTTATCTCAACCCACACCTTTGTTGTATTTGCTTGGTATCGCATCGCCTTTGGCCTGATCGTACTGGCCACCTGGCATTTTGGCTGGGTGAACTGGAATGCCTAGGGGGTATTTCTCTTTAGGCCTTGATTGATATTTGTTTTAGTTAGATACCCCATGTGATGCATGGGGTTTTTTTATTCGCCACATTTTTGGCAATCAATCCGCCACAAATCGGGTTGTTGGTGATTGTTAGAGTCGTCCCGCTTGCCGCATTACAACAAATCCACATTGATCGCTTACAGATTTAATTTAAATGAGTAAGATTTGTGTTTTATTTGATCAGGTCATCCAGTCATGAAAAGCGTTGCTTGTGCATTTTCGGTACTTATTTTGGCTGCATGCGGTGGTGGGGGTGGTAGTGAGATTGCTGGCGGTAGCAACGAAATAAAAAAAGCCGCTCAGGCGTTCTCTGCCAGCAGTCTGGATAATATTGCCGATAGCGAATTGGCCGCTTTTGGTAACGCGGTGGGTGACAAAAAAATTGTGGTGCTCACCGAGCCGACTCATGGTGTGGCGCAGGCGCTGGACCTGAACGCGCGTTTGATCCGCTACCTGCACGAGCAAAAAGGCTTTGATGTACTGCTGATTGAAAGTGGTCTGTTTGATGTGGTCAATATGAATGAGTTAAAGCAATCGCGTGCCATTCCGTTTACCCAGTCTGCGCCCGGTCGTACTTATTATGGTTTTTCGCGTGATGCGCATGGGCAAAAAATCTTTGCTTATGTCGATCAAACGCAAAAGACCAGCAAGCCACTGAGCTTGGCCGGTATTGAAGTGATGATGGAAGGTGTGGCCTCAACGGGATTATTTGTTTCCCGGCTGGAAGCTAGGCTGCAAGCGCGCAATGCATCGCTGCTGCGGGATCCGGAATGGCAAACGTATAAAGTGATCGCTCAGCGCTTAACAAGCAATCCGGAATACACCGATGCGCCAGTTGAGCTGCCTGCCTTTAAGCGGGTGCAGGAGCTAGTTAAGGCGGAGTTTTGTACTGCGCCAGCAAGTCAGGAATCGCACTTTGAATCGGACGGCTTCTGGTGCCGGGCAGTCCACAGCCTGAGCGGCACCATGGGCTATGTGTGGAGCAAGCCCAAGCAGCTTGATTACAATGAGCGCGGTTTTGTCGCTGGCCATAACGCCGCCTGGCTGATAGATCGACCTTTTGCGGGTAAAAAAGTAATCGTACTGACCCATGCCCTGCATGGCTTTGCAGCGGGTTCCGAGCTGAAAACCAGCACAGGCAAGGTTTTGGCTGATCGTTATCCGGGGCAAATCCACACCAGCCATATCACGGCCAGCAAGGTCTTTGATCCTAATGAGGCAACTGTCAAAGGGACGCTAGAGTTCGAGCTCGATCAGCTGGGCCAATTTGCCTACATGAGTTACCCGGCTGATGCGGCAACACGCAATCTGCTGCAAGGTAGCAGTGTGCGGGAGGTCAATTTTGTTCCGCAAACCCCTAACCGGTTTGGTAGCGCTTATCAGAGCTTGTTTTATGTGCGGCAAGTGAATTTCACGACCCCAGACTGGAGTGGCTACCCAACTATCTATTGATGCGTGCAGTCAAGGTACGAGTGCTGGTTCGGGTCGGGCGAGCAATAGCAATGTAAGTGGAAATGATGGGTATTGCCCTGTAGTCTTTTAATTGCATGGCATATGGAGCAATACCCGGTGAAGATGGTGTTTTTCTCACTGCATCGATTCCCGTAAAAAGTGGCTTACGACAGCTCTGAATGTCTTGGCAAAGCCTAGGCCTAGAAATAGGGCTTTGAATTTCAACGCCTTGTTGCTTTGTGCCCCTGGCGTCTGCTCCCAGAGGGCGTTGCTTCGAGGGCTGGGGTTGCTATTGAAGCCTCGACCTATTGCGATGACACGGAGTTTCACCAATCCCGTTGCCGGACTTTGCAGTGATATAGTGGCCTTTCTTTTCCGGGGGCATGATGCAGTCACACACTCTTTATCCGATTGGTACACCCGCTCAACCCTGGTCGGCAGCCGAGCGGGCGCAGTGGTTGAGCCGTCAGCAGATTCGGCGCAGTTACGCGGATGAGGTTGTTTCGCGTTTGCAAGCGAGCATGCCCGCAGCCGGGGTGCTGGTGCAATATGGCGAGCTGGATTATCCAAGTCTGGGCTTGCCGCGCTATCCATTATTTGCGGTGCGCAGCCGCGTGTGGCAGCCCCAGCGCCCAACTGCGTTGATTACCGGTGGCGTTCATGGGTACGAAACCAGCGGTGTCCATGGCGCTTTACAATTTATTGCCGAGGCTTTTGAGGTCTGCAGCGAGCGGCTTAATCTGCTAGTGCTGCCGTGCATCAGCCCGTGGGCTTATGAAACCATTAATCGCTGGAATCCGCTGACGCTCGATCCAAACCGGCATTTCTATTCCGCCAGCCCGGCGCAGGAGGCGGCTGCGGCAATGGCTTGTGTGGCCGAGTATGCACCACACGTTGATCTGCATATTGATCTGCACGAGACCACCAATACCGACAATAGCGAGTTTGGCCCGGCCAAGGCCGCACGGGACGGTGTGGCGTTTGACTGGCATGAGATTCCGGACGGGTTTTATCTGGTGGGCGACACCGAGCGCGCCGAGCCGCAATTTCAGCACGCGCTGATTCAGGCCGTTGCGCAGGTCACTCATATTGCGCAGCCTGACAAGCACGGCTGCCTGATTGGTGAGCCGCTGCAGCAGCATGGTGTGATCAACAATCCCAAGCGTCAGTTGGGGCTGTGTGGCGGGATGAGCGCTGCCCGCTATGTCACAACTACCGAGGTTTATCCCGACAGCCCGCAAGCCACGGCGGAGCAATGCAATCGCGCCCAGCTGGCCACTATTGTGGCGGCGATTGATTATCTACTGCGTGAGAGAGCGTGAAGGATGAGCGCACAACGCCGTACCGGCCTCTTGCTGATCGTGATTTCTGCCATCGCCTTTGGCTGGATGCCGATTTTTGGCGTCTGGGCTTTGGGCGCAGATGGGGCTGGCGGGGTCAATACCCAAGGCTTGCTGCTGATCCGCTTTAGCGTGGCGGCGCTGGTGATGGCGGTGGTGATGCTGCTGCGTCGTGCGCAGTGGCCGCGCGGGCGGGTGTTGCTCGGTTTGATGGCAATGGGCGGTTTGGGTTATGTCGGGCAAGCCTTTTGTTATTTTTCAGCGCTGCAATATGGCTCGGCCGCACTGGCGGCCTTGCTGCTGTATGTGTATCCGGTTCTGGTAACGCTGGTGTGTGCATGGTGGCTGAAAGAAAAACTCTCACGCCGCACGATGGTTGCGCTGGTGCTGGCCTCGGTCAGCCTGCTGCTGACGATTGGCCCGGCAGGCGGGCAGGCGCTGGGTGTGATGTTTGGTTTGCTCGCGGCGCTGATTTATTCGGGCTACATTCTGCTCGGCAGCCGCCTGACCCCCATCGCCGGGGCTTTGCCAGCAGCGACGGTGGTGATGATCTCGGCGGCGGGGAGTTTGTGGCTGACGACGCTCTGGCATAGCCCAAGCTGGCCGGTTAGCGCCAACAGCTGGCTGGCCTGTCTGGCCATTGCGCTGGTTTCTACCGTGGTGGCGATTTTTGCCTTTTTAGCCGGGCTCGATTATCTATCCGCCAGCGAAGCCTCAACGCTGTCTACGCTGGAGCCGGTGGTCAGCGTGCTGCTGGCCGCGCTGATTCTGGGCGAGCACCTGTCATTCTGGCAATGGATAGGTGGGGGTGGTATCTTGCTGTGTGCCATTCTGATTGCGACGAACAAGGTAATACCCTCTGAGTAATCGGCCTAGCTTGGCCTCAGTGTTGCCCCGCGGCGGGCGAGGTTTGGAATTGGCGAAACTCACCGGGCGTCATGCCGGTCCACTGCTTAAATAGCCGGGAAAAATGCGCCTGATCGGCAAAGCCGCACACAAAACCAATTTCGGCGGTACTGATTGTCGTCGATGCGAGCAGCAGCTCACTGGCGGCCTGAACGCGAACGCTTTGCACTAGCGAGGAAAAATCAGCGCCGCTGTGCTGCAGCTGACGCTGCAAGGAACGCGGCGACAGCGCCTGCGCTTGAGCCACCTGGCCCAGCGTCAGATCGAGTAGCCCCAGTTGGCGCATGCTCGCCTTGGTGCGTTCGATCACCGACTCCGACTGAGCAGGCCTTGCATCTGCTGCTTCGGGCTGGTTGCAGCCCGTCGTCCAGTGCAGATACCAGTTGGTCCGCACCACCAGGGCGTCGGTATTGACCGTCTGCGCGGGATAAATATACACCGCCTGATCAGCTTGCCCGCTGGCGCTCAGCCGAATCTCGCGCAGGCCCAGCTGGTGCAGTAGCGCGCACAGCACGCCGAGAATCAGCAAATCTTCTTCTAGGCTCGGCGGCGGGCCGCTGCGGGCGTGGTGGCTAATGCAGGCTTGCTGATGCGTGATCTCGCAACGGGTGTAATGCCGACTGTGGACGTATTTTTCGAGGCGTTGCCATTTGCCCAGCAAGGTGTCGGGCGTACTGCCCTGTAATAGAGCCTTGCCGATTGGCGAGTCGACCAGCTGCTTCACGCCTGCGCCCACGCGCAGCAGGGCAGGCAAACCGTAATCACGGTGGATTTGCTGCAGTAAGGCCTGCTTGCTCGCGAGGGGAATCCGCTCATGGGTGCCACGGCCCAGCGGAATTGAGGCTTGCAGTGTCAACAGATCAAGCCCCGCGCTAATAATCTGCAACATGGTGCGGCTGGCAAAATCAGCCTGCATGGTGGCTGGGGTATTCATTGTTTGATCCGCGTATCAAGGTTGGCAATCCATCGTGCCAGCTTTTTTCCTACGAATGGCAGACGAAGCAGGCGGGCAGGGGCTTTGATGATCAGCGTGGTGAGCGCAGTAAACCAGATCAGTTTGCCGATCAACACCGCGAGCACGATGGCCGCCTCGTGCAGCCCTGACATCACCCCCAGCACAATCAAGCTACGAGGTGGCGCTGGCCAGACCGAGAGTACGGCCAGCGCCAGTATGCCATGTGTTTGTAGCAGCTGTTGCCCAGTGAGCCAGAGCGGGGTGGCGGGCAGGCTAAGTGGCAGTTGCGCAAGTATGGCGAGCACACCGCTGCTGAGCGCAATCAGGAGTATCGCACCGATTGCTGCAGCGATGGCGAAGGCCAGCACAATCGCGGCTTGCCGCCTAGCCTGCAAGAGACTGAGCACAATCACCGAGCTTTGGCCTGGCAAGGCCGGAAAAAAGTAGTCGCCAACCGAAAGCGCGGCCAGTGCCGGAATCGCCGCCGGATGCCGTCCATGCTGCTCTAGCCAGGCCAGTAGTCGTGATCCACGTAGGTGCGGTTTGCGCATGTCCAGTATCCGTAGTCCTTAGTGCCTGATCATCAGATTTTCCGCGCCGTTGGGCCACAGCGCCCGCAAGCGCATCAGCCAGCGGACTTTGCCGACGTGAATTTCGGCCAGGCCACGCTCTACGCCGCGAATGATTTCTGCGGCTGCCTGCTCCGGGCTGATTTTGCCCCGCCCCCGGCCTTGTGTCATGGCCGTATCAACCAGCGGCAGAATGGCTTCGCACACTTTGATCGGGCTGCCGGTTAGCGCGATCTGTCCATTCAGTGATTTGCAAAAAACGTGCAGCGCCGCCTTGTTGGCGCAGTACACTGCCGCGCTCTGTTTGGGGGCGATTGCCAGCCCTGAGGTGATAAAAATCCAGCGCCCGCGCGCGCTATGCACATTGTCAAATAGCGCCTGGGTCAGCAAAACCGGTGCAGTAAAGTTGATCTGGGTTTCGTCTTCAATACTGAGCGCTTCACCCCCGGGCGAGAACCAGTTGCGTGCCTGCTGGACACCGGCATTGTGCACCACCCGATCCAGCGCTCGCCGACCAATATGCTGGCACAAGGCCGCCAGATCGGCCTGCTCGCGCAAATCGCAAACCTGCCAGTCGACTTGGGGCAGCGCCGCGCGCGCCTGATCGACGCTGTGCGGCGTGCTGCCCGTTGCGATGACCGCAAAGCCCCGTGCCAGATATTGCTCGACCAAAGCAC encodes the following:
- a CDS encoding SDR family NAD(P)-dependent oxidoreductase, whose translation is MAKTILITGGTRGIGRALVEQYLARGFAVIATGSTPHSVDQARAALPQVDWQVCDLREQADLAALCQHIGRRALDRVVHNAGVQQARNWFSPGGEALSIEDETQINFTAPVLLTQALFDNVHSARGRWIFITSGLAIAPKQSAAVYCANKAALHVFCKSLNGQIALTGSPIKVCEAILPLVDTAMTQGRGRGKISPEQAAAEIIRGVERGLAEIHVGKVRWLMRLRALWPNGAENLMIRH
- a CDS encoding succinylglutamate desuccinylase/aspartoacylase domain-containing protein codes for the protein MMQSHTLYPIGTPAQPWSAAERAQWLSRQQIRRSYADEVVSRLQASMPAAGVLVQYGELDYPSLGLPRYPLFAVRSRVWQPQRPTALITGGVHGYETSGVHGALQFIAEAFEVCSERLNLLVLPCISPWAYETINRWNPLTLDPNRHFYSASPAQEAAAAMACVAEYAPHVDLHIDLHETTNTDNSEFGPAKAARDGVAFDWHEIPDGFYLVGDTERAEPQFQHALIQAVAQVTHIAQPDKHGCLIGEPLQQHGVINNPKRQLGLCGGMSAARYVTTTEVYPDSPQATAEQCNRAQLATIVAAIDYLLRERA
- a CDS encoding DMT family transporter, which produces MSAQRRTGLLLIVISAIAFGWMPIFGVWALGADGAGGVNTQGLLLIRFSVAALVMAVVMLLRRAQWPRGRVLLGLMAMGGLGYVGQAFCYFSALQYGSAALAALLLYVYPVLVTLVCAWWLKEKLSRRTMVALVLASVSLLLTIGPAGGQALGVMFGLLAALIYSGYILLGSRLTPIAGALPAATVVMISAAGSLWLTTLWHSPSWPVSANSWLACLAIALVSTVVAIFAFLAGLDYLSASEASTLSTLEPVVSVLLAALILGEHLSFWQWIGGGGILLCAILIATNKVIPSE
- a CDS encoding helix-turn-helix transcriptional regulator encodes the protein MNTPATMQADFASRTMLQIISAGLDLLTLQASIPLGRGTHERIPLASKQALLQQIHRDYGLPALLRVGAGVKQLVDSPIGKALLQGSTPDTLLGKWQRLEKYVHSRHYTRCEITHQQACISHHARSGPPPSLEEDLLILGVLCALLHQLGLREIRLSASGQADQAVYIYPAQTVNTDALVVRTNWYLHWTTGCNQPEAADARPAQSESVIERTKASMRQLGLLDLTLGQVAQAQALSPRSLQRQLQHSGADFSSLVQSVRVQAASELLLASTTISTAEIGFVCGFADQAHFSRLFKQWTGMTPGEFRQFQTSPAAGQH
- a CDS encoding undecaprenyl-diphosphate phosphatase; its protein translation is MDPILLFHSLIMGLVEGITEFLPISSTGHLILTGDLLNFLSKDKRNVYEIFIQLGAMLAVIWEYRAKIGRTFQGVSHAGSERNLLLGIVIAFIPAAILGKLFSEHIKAVLFNPIAVSIAFIVGGLIILWAEKRQHTVSVETVDDLSLKDALKVGLCQCLALIPGTSRSGATIIGGMFLGLSRKAATEFSFFLGIPTLGAASIYSLIKHRHVLDSPDIGIFAVGFVSSFIFAFIAIRALIRFISTHTFVVFAWYRIAFGLIVLATWHFGWVNWNA
- a CDS encoding DciA family protein, coding for MTKNANFSQLVEGDYQLKRLVKQLDQLNHLLQIVRSAVAPELARVCQGTAWSGSTLLVAVPGSAAATRLRQAEPAILAALGQAGVHATAIRAKVQVSLQQGNPMQTKTLRMTEPAKAAFGQLQTQVDDPELKAALANLLRHHQKK